CACTTAAACTGTTACTAATATGTCAGCGCATTCATTCTTAATATAGTTCTTTTAGACGCtgacaataaaaataatatacaaaaaaaaaaacaaaaacaaaaaacaaacaaacgtatTTAATTGTGCTCCAAACACAAATGTTAAAACATAGtgtcaaaattttaatgtaaaaggacaaagtttattcaaaaagGTTTGAAAAACAGAAGTTTTTGAATGACATCTAACACATATCAGTCGCATTTTCTGTCTAGGGGctctatttttagataaagaaTAATTCCTTTCAAACATTGAGACAAATCGAGGGTCAAAATAGCACGACTTACGTGGCATTTTTCTGTATTTGCTATGTTCAGCTTATTAAGCATTTAAACATACCAtttaacagaaacatttttatgtttagcaaacatcagaaggaaagattagagttgTAAAGTAATTAAAGTTTAACAAACGCATGTTTAACCCTTTACAAATTTCTCTACATTTGTGGACGGACCTAATTCAGCGGCAATTTACATGCCATTTGACAACTCTACCTCTTGTTAAGTAGGAAGGTTTGAACACGCTTCACACATCCCCTCTTTTGATCATATCTTGCAATAGGCAAAACAGCGGCTCAACATTGTTGTTAGTATGTAACATCGGcgtaaaatgtgtaatatttgtTGCGGATACAGAAGGCAAAAATAAGGGCTGGTCAATAAAGTTCTTTTTCTGTATTAATTTTTTAGAAATATACTTTTAAACCTAAGTCAAATCATTTTCCTAGCCTTTAATTCTGTGTGATTTTTATCGAATAATGAATTCAAACTCGCATCCTGCTACTATAGgttcaattttaatgagtttCAATTACTTTACAACACTAATCTTTCCTTCTAAATAATTCTATGTCATCTTATGAAATAATCAGTATGCATCTTACCAGAATATGTGTGTTTTGAACGATCGCTTCAGAAAATGGAACCAATAAGCTGAAGGCTCCGCCAAATACTCCTAAGAAAACTTAAAGATTCATTAATATACTATTATGAATGTCCGTGTATGGGGGAAAAATGTACAATTGCGAAAAACAAACATATGTATCAACCCTTGAAAATTGTTCCCAAAATTTCCGGTCGCCAGCCTCCCTTCTGTTTACATAGTCACGTGATGATATTCCCTGCGCATGGATATATAAGGGAGTGTTAAAGTTTTTCTCAGCAGGCCTCCTGGATTATCGGACCTCATCGCACATCCACGCGTCTTTCAATGtaagtaaaataaaattcatatgtATATTTGGTACgtgtttctgataaaaaaaaatatttatctaatattCATGTAATTTCAGGAAAAGATAACTGgcactttattttaaaattacggATACGTCTTCATTTTCCCTtctttttttgaacatttttttttatcttacagtAATGTCACGCCAATAAAAGAAGATTTGTACTTTTCAAtagttataatgttattttaagcTATAGTCGTACTGATTTGACATATAGAATTAAACACAGGTCTACTAATGACAACAAATAGTAGCAAAATGTTTTTACGCTTTTCTTTACATATACAGTACAGTCtatgttttccatttttagtGAAATTCCTTTTATATATAGACTTAAACACAGAACTACCAATGATAACAAATAATAGCAAATTATCTCGTGTAAATCGTATAAATGACAGAAGCGTTtaataatataactttaaaagataAAGGTGAGCATAAACCTATATACATAATTAAACAAGAACAAATGATAACAAAATGTTtcttatgttttatatatacaatcTTTGTTTATAGAATTAAACACAGGTCTACTAATGGCAATTATTAAtagcaaaatgttttatttgttacatagGTACAGTCTTTGTTTCTCCCTTTCAGTGAtattgattttatacataaaattaaacACAGGTCTTCTAAtgacaaaaaatagaaaattgtctCGTGTAAATCGTATAAAGCGgttaacaatatgaaaataaaagatcAAATTTTGCATATACTTAaaaagtgagtgagttgggttttacggcgaatcgacacaaaatgctCATGTATCGCCGAGATACTTAAAAAGAGAATGTCAAGACGAAACATGACATATACATACTTAAAAAGAGAATGTCAAGACGaaacatgacatatacatatttcaaataaGCAATTTGTTCAATTATGAAGTGGACATTTACATATGATTATAAATTTGTATATTTCTCAAAGCAAAGTTCAtacatgaaacaacatatttaacAGGTGCTTATGTACTACTTTTAACAAGCAAACCATTGTCATTTAACTAAAATTTGTTTCGTTGTCTTCGTTAAATAATCATTAATACAACATTAAAGCATCTCGATTGTGTtcctttgtatatatatatttacagtattAATTATTACTATATAAAAATCCATGAGAGTTTTAGTGGTCTGCATCAGAAATATTGTACCGACTTGAAATGCATTCAATACTGGCCGAGAATCTGTAAAAATAGTAATAGATCTACAATATGAGAAATTAGAGGTATTTTTCTTGACATTCAAAATCTTTCCgttgttaaatgttatttgtagACGGTTAAGAATGCAGTTTGGAGTTATCTAAAATAATTAATGgcagttctttaaaaaaataaatatatactcaAATCAAAGGCATTTTAAGTTTTCCTTTTCTTGTGTAAAATACCGTGAGTTAAACTTCTCCGTCACAATCAATGTAAAGTAGCAAAGCCGAGTTGTTAAGCTGGCtattttgaaatcacttgcccctggcCGAtatcttcatgtgagaaagccgtTCAGCTAGCTTACAGAAGATCGGTggtctacccaggtacccgcctaAATCTCTATACCTGAGATAATGCCTTGAGGCACCTGGCGTATTCCTTCAACATCAAATGTGATGTCACAAGACGACCTATATTTTGTTAGTGTGTCTCTAACTCCAACGCCGCCCTTCCCCCATACCTCCCCCAAGAAAAAAAGTCATAATGAGGTAACTTTCATgtagaaacaaacataaaaaacattattatttttttgtaagttaAATAAATAGTTATATGAATATCATCGGAGAAAAGGGTTAACGTTGCTCTATTTTTGACAGTAATATTGTTCACTAGTTCCTTGTATTTTTACGGAGCAATAAATAAATGAagagtttctttaatatttcagaACTAGTCAACATGAATCCAATTCACGTAACGTTGATCTCTGCCCTTCTGGCACTCAGCACCGCATACAGAGGTAAGTGCAAACAACCGCAGTAATACGTAGAGCTAAGTGCCAATGACAATATTTACAACAAACACACAAATCTTACATTTATTACCCGTAGAAGGAGTGAAATGTTATATCATGGAAAACAAATGACATTCTGTTGGAActtgttgaatatttcttttacattgtaGATATTTTCTTATAAATCTGCAAAACATGTTACAAAGAGCAAACACGATTAAGGGTAATGGTTACCAGTGCATTGTTTTGTTAGGCTATGAAAATTAGGCGTACAGCACTACTGATACTATTCCAGGTTATACGTAGATTTATATGCTAGTGATGGCCCATGACTTGGGTACATAAAATTCTATTCTattcttttttatctttacaGGTGGCGGCGGTGGTGGTGGCGGAATGATGCCAATGATGCCGGGCGGCGGTATGGCTTAATATTCTTTATTGTTTCATCTTGATGTCACGCATGCGCAGTTAACGAACACAAAACAGAATATAATCTAATATTTATAAATCGTTAATGCAATGCATCGAGTAAGGAAACAAAAGCAGATGAAATCTAATGCAATTTTATATTGTATGAGCAAAACTCTTGTCTATTTACATctctttttaaaatatgaaaccatttatttaaaaaaagtaaatcacatttaacaataaaaatgtcatatgcaccttttctattttttatgatgtttattttttcatattcagGCGGTATGCCAATGGGAGGCGGCATGATGCCTATGGGTGGCAAAATGGGTGGTGGAATGATGATGCCTATGGGCGGTGGTATGCCTATGGGTGGTGGTATGCCAATGGGTGGTGGTATGCCTATGGGTAAAATGGGAGGCGGCATGGGAGGTATGAAGCTACAAAACAAGTTGGTTATACGtgagaatatatttttatatgagTGTAATAAATAAGTGAGAATGTCATACAattttatgaaagatttaaaaaagacacataaaaatagtaaatgaatataaaagaatATACTAAATAAATAATAGAGGATCTTTAAAGCGATATGCAAGCttttatttctttcgtttttatCTGCTTTAACCCGAAGCATTATTGTAATTTAGGCATGCCAATGCCCATGCCAATGCCAATGCCGATGCCGATGCCGATGCCAATGCCTAAACCTATGCCAATGCCAATGCCGAGACCAATGCCAATGCCAATGCCAATGCCGAAAATGATGCCTATGGGTGGTGGTATGGGAGGTGGTATGATGCCTATGGGTGGCGGTATGGGAGGCGGTATGATGCCTATGGGTGGCGGTATGGGAGGCGGTATGATGGGAGGTGGCATGGGTAGgtactatatacatacaatacGCGAGTCGTCACAGTGCAAAAATAACACATACAGACACTTCGCATTTTTCTAGAATATCGACATGTTTACGAAGACACCAAACGAGCTTTACATAACCGTCTGCatcaattaaaatatataaagaaatttcAGCTGTGTAAAACTCAATCATTTATATCTATCTGGAATTATAATAGATCATTTGCGATTCTAATAATCCGTGTTTTTACATGTTATAATTAgtcataaaattatgtatttaaacCTTTatctttctttctcttttttcaggAGGAAAACGTAAGTAAATTAATAActaatttttacattaatttttattttatgttacatcGAATAATACATTTTTTGAGATCTAATTTACTCTCTGATTAATTTAAACATCAACGAAAATAATTTACGTAAAATTGTTTTCCCTAGTTCTATTtcgtttttaaatataattaactatttcaaattaattttctttattgCAGGATACAAGCGTTACGCCAGAAAAGGTATAGTTACACCTTTGATTCTTATATTCTTTATACCTAAATGCACagtaaattacatagataaaaattaaaatatatagatgaatagaTTCAGAAAGAGGTTTCTTTATTCTTTTACTTAAACGGTGTTTGCAATAATTACAAACGGAAAAATTGGTGTACGTTTGTTTGTTCAGTTCGAAGCGCAAGTCTCTATTCGTAAAACATATTAACGGAAGCATGCATTATTTAAAAAGAGTATCGCCATTATACATATATACTACTGGTAAAAGAAATTTCTCATGAAGATATATCTCTGACATCTGAAAACATTTGTATTTGTAtggaattaatttacagagctacATAACAAGCAGGATTTTGCGGGTTCGAATAGTTGTTAGGACTTTGTcaagatcatttttttttaaatttacgcTCATGCTAGGTATTATTTTTCCAGACAGCAGGGCTAAACAATTATGTGATATATCAAGTTTCCATGGTTTTGCTACCATTACGTTTCATGTTTCGCAAATGTTGCCGCGTATAGTGTGTATATTATACAATCTGATGGCGGGATTTTGTCACATTGGTGCTGTTATTTTCGTGAAGGAAGAAGTGAAGATTCCGTTTTATAAAACAATTCCATGATTATCTTTTCAGGAGGCAGGGGCGGTGGTATGGGAGGAGGTATGGGCGGTGGTATGGGAGGAGGTATGGGTAGTATGATGATGCAACTCATGATGGGCGGAGGTATGGGTGGGATGCCAATGCCCATGATGGGAGGTATGGGTGGTATGCCAATGATGGGAGGTATGGGCGGAGGTAAAATGGGCGGTGGAATGCCAATGCCAATGCCGATGCCACCAATGCCGATGCCGATGCCAATGCCAATGCCAATGCCAATGCCGATGCCAATGCCAATGCCAATGCCAATGGGAGGAAAAGGAGGTAagacttttctattttaagaacatATTCTGTTTTTACAATATACTATCAGTTTAATCtacttaatttaatttaaaaacgtAGAATACTTTTGGATGAGCAGAACAGTTTACTGTCGCAGgatatttctatttgaaaattttaaaacagcaaTTACTTGATGAGCACTTtgataaactttatttttattgtagGTATGGGTGGTGGAATGCCAATGATGCCAATGGGCGGGGGTATGGGAGGTGGAATGCCAATGGGCGGCGGAAAGGGTGGAATGGGCGAGGGTATGCCAATGATGCCAATGGGTGGTGGTATGCCAATGATGCCAATGGGCGGTGGTATGCCAATGGGCGGCGGAAAAGGAGGAATGGGCGGCGGTATGATGATGCCAATGGGAGGTGGAATGGGAGGTAAACAATTTCTTTTACGTCGATAACATTTGCCTGCTAGATTAGTAAATTTAGAAGGACTATAGTATTATAAAGAAACAGGAAGAAAAACTCCACAGGCAGTTGTATTTCTGATTTTATCTAGATCAAGCAAATGAATATTTAATAGGTCCTGTACGCTTACTAATCTGCATGTCCCGATTAAGGGAAGATCACAAACTTTGAGCCATggttattgtgtatttgtttaccACCATTGGGTTAACGTCGGATTGACTCAGTTTAAGCCTAATTTACGACTTAGAAACTTGATACGGTAGATGCATAGACCAGGTGTCCCTTCAAATAGGTAGACAACTGCGCAGAAACACCATCCTTCCATAAACAGCTGCTTGGCAAACTCATATTTCAGAATCAGCTATGGTGTGCAACTGATTCGAAGTCTGCCAACTTAAAGGCAAATCTGACAGTTTCCTTCTAAAAGATTTTTTCTAATATTGTAGTCTTTTGTTGACTTTGACAAATGAATTGAAAATAACTAATAATAATTAAAGGTCaggtgtttgttttatatttattagaTGCTCTATTTTTTATGAAAGCTAAACTAAAACTACCAAATTATACAAGATTTCCCAAAATATTTGAATCTTGTTTTAAGTTGTAGCAAGCCATTATTCCTGTAAGTTCCTACCAGAATTTATTTCAATACAACCAGATGAACCTTTATTGTACTTACGTACTAATAACCAAGTTAAATGACATTTGGTTAACATTTTAGTATATTATGGCTATTTTTACCAAAAGTTTTGCCTGCAGCTAAATATCAAGCTGTAGTAATTACATAGATATTGTATTGAGACTTCACATGAGGCGTTCTTGTCATCAGACGTGCTTGCATAATCAAATAGGAAGAACGTTTTGTGAGTACGAATTTACTGAGATGCAACTAAATCCAAATTTGCATCCGTGTCAGTCATTATCACTGTGGTAATTTCTTTCGAATAGTCAAGCCACGCGATGACCCAGTGAAAGGTCTTGTTAAAGATTTATAAGCTGACAACGCAACATAAATGCATCTACATTGTATTATCAAAGGTAAGCCATGTGAGAAATTGAAACAGATCACCAGAATTGGTTATAAGTGGCTTACAGAAAATTAGCACAGCggctttttttaaagtttaattttaagAGAAAAGTAGCTTTTGCGCTTATACTAAAATGCAACAATTCAACGTGGGCACGATACTGGCATCAAAGAAAATTTGGTTCATGGTTAAAAAGACTgaaattccttttgaaaatgatACACTCGAGTTAAATTTTTGATACCCTCGAACTGATGGTAGATCATGCGTtttgtatttgcattttttttaaattaatactcATCAATTCGAACACCAAAACTTTTTAACAGACTCATTTATCTTCAAACCGAAGTTTCTCTTGATGTTTCAGCAAGCCGGTGTCTTGTTCAAAAgagaaattaatgtttttgtgtTGGTGCATCAGCAAGCCGTTTgagaaaagtttttattttacaatCCATATTACTCGTCATATCTGAGATCTATATGCAGAAAGAtcgataaaaatgatttaaatagtttaaatgaaattaatctattcTTATAGAACTCCACCATTATCGCATAGATTTACGCCTTCTGCTGTATAAATACGCCTAAATGTAttagatacattttttttattatgtacaGATACATTCGTAGCCAATAGATGAAGAGCTTAACGCAGATCTAGGAATAAAACAGCTGCTAAATCCATATTATTTTACCATGTATCTACAGCTGTATGGTGACTCGACTACGGGAGACCCACAGTTTTGTGACTTACTTCGGAAAACTAAGTCTAATCAATATGCTATAGTATATGTTCCTACAATTTGAACACTGCATATCATATATTTAATGTAGCGGACTAAGTGCACGATGGCCTAATGAGCATTGCACATTTCATCACATCTCACGAACTGATCAGTaggagtctgctatcattttgcttggttagATTCTTTGCTGCCAAAATATTCTTATAGATTCCACTGACCTTCATTGTAACAGTCTTTAACTGTCGTGCAGCGGCCATAAATGGTCGCCCTATATTAAGTGTTactatataattcatttaatGTTGCTAcataacagagttccgcttaagctaaTGCTAGAGGTGAAGGTAAGGATGTTTGTCCTTGA
The genomic region above belongs to Mercenaria mercenaria strain notata chromosome 12, MADL_Memer_1, whole genome shotgun sequence and contains:
- the LOC123534846 gene encoding uncharacterized protein LOC123534846 isoform X1 — its product is MGGGMGGGMGGGMGSMMMQLMMGGGMGGMPMPMMGGMGGMPMMGGMGGGKMGGGMPMPMPMPPMPMPMPMPMPMPMPMPMPMPMPMGGKGGMGGGMPMMPMGGGMGGGMPMGGGKGGMGEGMPMMPMGGGMPMMPMGGGMPMGGGKGGMGGGMMMPMGGGMGGMMMPMGKGGMGGGMGRGMGGGMGGGKGGAGGMRGGAGGAGGAGGAKGD
- the LOC128547126 gene encoding protein pygopus-like isoform X3, translated to MNPIHVTLISALLALSTAYRGGGGGGGGMMPMMPGGGGMPMGGGMMPMGGKMGGGMMMPMGGGMPMGGGMPMGGGMPMGKMGGGMGGMPMPMPMPMPMPMPMPMPKPMPMPMPRPMPMPMPMPKMMPMGGGMGGGMMPMGGGMGGGMMGGGMGRYYIHTIRESSQCKNNTYRHFAFF
- the LOC123534846 gene encoding keratin, type II cytoskeletal I-like isoform X3, whose product is MGGGMGGGMGGGMGSMMMQLMMGGGMGGMPMPMMGGMGGMPMMGGMGGGKMGGGMPMPMPMPPMPMPMPMPMPMPMPMPMPMPMPMGGKGGMGGGMPMMPMGGGMGGGMPMGGGKGGMGEGMPMMPMGGGMPMMPMGGGMPMGGGKGGMGGGMMMPMGGGMGGKKY
- the LOC128547126 gene encoding acanthoscurrin-2-like isoform X2 yields the protein MNPIHVTLISALLALSTAYRGGGGGGGGMMPMMPGGGGMPMGGGMMPMGGKMGGGMMMPMGGGMPMGGGMPMGGGMPMGKMGGGMGGMPMPMPMPMPMPMPKPMPMPMPRPMPMPMPMPKMMPMGGGMGGGMMPMGGGMGGGMMPMGGGMGGGMMGGGMGRYYIHTIRESSQCKNNTYRHFAFF
- the LOC128547126 gene encoding acanthoscurrin-2-like isoform X1; translated protein: MNPIHVTLISALLALSTAYRGGGGGGGGMMPMMPGGGGMPMGGGMMPMGGKMGGGMMMPMGGGMPMGGGMPMGGGMPMGKMGGGMGGMPMPMPMPMPMPMPMPMPKPMPMPMPRPMPMPMPMPKMMPMGGGMGGGMMPMGGGMGGGMMPMGGGMGGGMMGGGMGRYYIHTIRESSQCKNNTYRHFAFF
- the LOC123534846 gene encoding keratin, type II cytoskeletal I-like isoform X2, with the translated sequence MGGGMGGGMGGGMGSMMMQLMMGGGMGGMPMPMMGGMGGMPMMGGMGGGKMGGGMPMPMPMPPMPMPMPMPMPMPMPMPMPMPMPMGGKGGMGGGMPMMPMGGGMGGGMPMGGGKGGMGEGMPMMPMGGGMPMMPMGGGMPMGGGKGGMGGGMMMPMGGGMGVKPRDDPVKGLVKDL